The Neorhodopirellula lusitana genome contains a region encoding:
- a CDS encoding redoxin family protein, with protein MSWMYRFVSMFPVALFVCSSFGCSSQTSTPVEPDQESLNQESANRLAGSPSDSNQASQNLAAAHPQSSGGQSLQPIGGPGSNFGMPDSDRPVSQTAVPGTPGFKPPNVGASGPNSLDGQSSHAAPGQSDPASGLIPQALSPEGRQLRSNLTPPELIRFLGDIDQEMRALITGQSRIKDPGAIQAEVERVVQLKQTASQRLMDHPDASDAARVTGQRGFLQAMSHRASMGDVRAAEELQTFAEKHRDDENGDLRSDSRLVLIGFAIESLRNGKEDAAKRVLSLMKDVASNPQQVDVAMLMVMAQAKDALLQYEHVDEAGEIRQLILDHFGASNDPEVARMAAMIAASGFAAEDQDIQRLDQLRTDIVDPQPGTSNVTVDQWESAVNAVLEKTIDLLTIQFLAGVSLETEAVGRLDIAEATYQIMSDRIAQRQDSVGREARTALQAKANREAVIGQVFSPELPSVDGSPLNMRDYRGKVVLMPFWSSVFPDSLATLPNLEAIQARFPDDVAIVGMNLDLEGTDVQGFMKQNSLRFPSYRSVSDSQAAVANEVAYRFGAVSLLFVAVIDQDGKVIEVDFSGRDLSEMVENQIR; from the coding sequence ATGTCGTGGATGTACCGTTTTGTCTCAATGTTCCCCGTGGCTCTGTTTGTCTGTTCATCGTTCGGGTGCAGCAGCCAAACATCGACTCCGGTGGAACCCGATCAAGAATCATTGAACCAAGAGTCCGCCAATCGCTTGGCTGGATCGCCGTCTGACTCCAATCAGGCGTCCCAAAACCTTGCTGCGGCCCACCCACAATCTTCGGGCGGTCAATCGCTTCAGCCAATTGGCGGTCCTGGCTCTAATTTCGGAATGCCGGATTCCGACCGGCCAGTTTCTCAAACTGCCGTGCCTGGAACACCTGGCTTTAAACCGCCCAACGTCGGGGCGAGTGGCCCCAATTCATTAGATGGTCAATCCTCCCATGCTGCCCCCGGCCAGTCTGACCCCGCTTCTGGTCTCATTCCTCAGGCACTGAGTCCTGAAGGACGGCAACTTCGGTCAAATTTGACCCCGCCCGAGTTAATTCGCTTCCTGGGCGACATCGATCAAGAGATGCGTGCATTGATCACGGGTCAATCTCGAATCAAGGATCCCGGAGCGATCCAAGCGGAGGTCGAGCGTGTCGTGCAGTTAAAACAGACTGCATCCCAACGTTTAATGGATCACCCCGATGCCAGTGATGCTGCTCGCGTGACCGGGCAACGCGGTTTTCTTCAGGCGATGTCTCATCGAGCATCAATGGGTGATGTGCGAGCGGCGGAAGAACTGCAGACCTTTGCAGAAAAGCATCGCGACGACGAAAATGGTGATTTGCGATCCGACAGCCGCCTGGTTTTGATCGGCTTTGCAATCGAGTCGTTGAGAAACGGAAAAGAAGACGCGGCCAAACGCGTGCTAAGCCTAATGAAAGACGTAGCATCCAACCCACAACAGGTGGACGTTGCGATGCTAATGGTCATGGCGCAGGCCAAGGATGCGCTGCTGCAGTATGAACATGTCGACGAAGCCGGGGAGATTCGCCAGCTGATCCTGGATCATTTCGGTGCGTCGAACGATCCGGAAGTAGCACGGATGGCTGCCATGATTGCAGCGTCAGGTTTCGCCGCCGAAGATCAAGATATTCAGCGACTTGATCAACTAAGGACAGACATCGTTGACCCCCAGCCCGGGACCTCCAACGTCACCGTCGACCAATGGGAATCCGCTGTGAACGCGGTCCTGGAAAAGACAATTGATTTGCTGACGATTCAATTCTTGGCGGGCGTCAGTTTGGAAACCGAAGCGGTCGGTCGACTCGATATTGCTGAGGCGACTTATCAAATCATGTCTGACCGAATCGCCCAGCGTCAAGATTCCGTGGGACGCGAAGCGCGCACGGCACTTCAAGCCAAAGCCAATCGAGAGGCCGTAATCGGGCAAGTTTTCTCTCCCGAATTGCCCTCCGTTGATGGCTCTCCATTGAACATGCGGGACTACCGAGGCAAGGTCGTCCTCATGCCGTTTTGGTCGAGCGTGTTCCCCGATTCATTGGCAACACTACCGAATCTAGAAGCCATTCAGGCTCGCTTTCCAGACGACGTGGCGATTGTCGGCATGAACCTGGATCTCGAGGGGACGGACGTACAGGGATTCATGAAACAAAACTCGTTGAGGTTTCCCAGTTATCGCAGCGTGTCGGACTCCCAAGCGGCGGTCGCGAACGAAGTTGCCTACCGTTTTGGAGCCGTTTCGCTGCTATTTGTCGCGGTGATCGATCAAGACGGAAAGGTGATCGAGGTTGATTTTTCTGGACGTGATTTGAGCGAAATGGTCGAAAATCAAATCCGCTGA
- a CDS encoding multiheme c-type cytochrome — MEAAQTDLHSPKGCCQGAITNATHPKSPSRPKLVSSLLFAGVMMFSHLGSTAVVSFVLIRAAAAQNPYDASLLGPQNAPSGAPSSDDDLLGNDLLAENLPGEDLLGGDLTGGDLSGDDLLGGQASPNDDLLGQNLLGGDALGDDLLGGGAASDDPLAGMGSSEPIKPKAPKKSNQPSPTDPHVGLWTEGSYPSADTCRACHPKHYDEWSASSHAYATLSPMFHRFEQAITELTQGTVGVFCMRCHSPVATQLQIPRTVSMLDQPAVAREGVTCIACHRINEHYGRSNGDRRIEPGDIHAPVGSGGHGHGLYEALEKAGKYKLKTHESQTGAGQKIHNGSFFFEPLTKTDVCVSCHQVAVHPGIWLEVVHGQYRAGPASKRGVSCQDCHMGAVPGKDLGYEECHMAELGGKPYGKPSKHSNHTFWGPGYSIAHPGVFPHNPKAKKYSPRQWLTFDDRAGWGTKTFEDNVPQGTYFPEPWEEADDRIDARKVIDENIAKAERKRGVAAMTLESAAKVSAPVFYTTPRIGVPLRVGYRVDNASDGHNLPTGSLGAQPQLWLNAVLIDPTGRRVWETGYLDSNADLADMHSVDVAQGRVPRDKGLFNLQTKFLINNVRGTDREAALPLNYSLDQLVFLRPGAVPVSVLNHPPLIRMEAHSIAPLDHRMAKYTIPASAFRVPGSYRLSVRMRSRTEPMYFMRLVGSTPDMMRRMNENMIDICHSSHTFEVR, encoded by the coding sequence ATGGAAGCCGCTCAAACCGACTTGCATTCCCCCAAGGGATGTTGCCAAGGGGCGATTACCAATGCGACCCACCCGAAATCGCCGTCGCGGCCGAAGCTCGTTTCAAGCTTGCTATTCGCGGGCGTGATGATGTTTTCACACCTGGGCAGCACGGCCGTCGTCAGCTTCGTCCTCATCCGTGCGGCCGCAGCCCAAAATCCCTACGACGCGTCCCTACTTGGCCCCCAGAACGCTCCTTCGGGTGCTCCATCCTCGGATGACGATCTGCTCGGCAATGATTTACTAGCAGAGAATTTGCCGGGCGAGGACTTACTGGGTGGTGACTTAACCGGCGGTGATTTATCCGGCGATGACTTATTGGGTGGACAAGCTTCTCCCAACGACGACTTGCTGGGGCAGAATTTACTGGGTGGCGATGCGCTCGGTGATGACCTTTTAGGCGGAGGCGCTGCCTCAGACGATCCGTTGGCGGGAATGGGCTCGAGCGAGCCCATCAAGCCAAAAGCTCCGAAGAAGAGTAATCAGCCCAGCCCGACTGATCCCCATGTTGGCTTGTGGACCGAAGGAAGTTACCCGTCGGCTGACACCTGTCGAGCTTGCCACCCCAAACACTACGACGAATGGAGCGCCAGCAGCCACGCTTACGCGACCTTGTCGCCGATGTTCCATCGCTTTGAACAAGCCATCACGGAACTGACGCAAGGCACAGTGGGCGTGTTCTGTATGCGTTGCCACTCTCCCGTCGCGACACAACTGCAAATCCCACGTACCGTCAGCATGCTTGACCAGCCAGCCGTGGCAAGGGAAGGAGTGACCTGCATCGCGTGCCACCGTATCAACGAGCACTACGGTCGCAGCAACGGTGACCGACGCATTGAACCCGGTGACATTCATGCCCCTGTGGGCAGCGGCGGTCACGGACACGGTCTGTACGAGGCACTTGAAAAAGCTGGCAAGTACAAGTTGAAGACTCATGAATCGCAAACCGGTGCCGGGCAAAAAATCCACAACGGATCGTTCTTCTTTGAACCACTAACTAAAACCGACGTGTGTGTGTCCTGCCATCAAGTGGCCGTGCACCCCGGTATCTGGCTGGAAGTCGTTCACGGTCAATATCGTGCGGGCCCCGCTTCCAAACGCGGCGTGTCCTGCCAAGACTGCCACATGGGAGCGGTCCCCGGCAAAGACTTGGGTTATGAAGAATGCCACATGGCTGAACTCGGCGGAAAACCGTACGGGAAACCCAGCAAGCATTCCAATCACACGTTCTGGGGCCCGGGCTACTCCATCGCACACCCTGGCGTCTTCCCACACAACCCGAAAGCCAAGAAGTACTCGCCTCGGCAATGGTTGACGTTCGACGATCGTGCAGGCTGGGGAACGAAAACGTTCGAAGACAACGTTCCCCAGGGAACCTATTTCCCGGAGCCTTGGGAAGAAGCGGATGACCGCATCGACGCTCGCAAGGTCATTGACGAAAACATTGCCAAGGCGGAACGAAAACGTGGCGTCGCAGCAATGACGCTGGAGTCAGCCGCCAAGGTGAGTGCCCCTGTTTTCTACACAACGCCTCGCATTGGCGTCCCATTGCGAGTGGGCTATCGCGTGGACAATGCCAGCGACGGACACAATCTCCCCACCGGCTCACTCGGTGCTCAGCCGCAGTTATGGCTCAACGCAGTCTTGATCGACCCAACCGGGCGACGAGTCTGGGAAACCGGATACTTGGATAGCAATGCCGACCTCGCCGACATGCACAGTGTCGATGTCGCCCAAGGCCGAGTGCCACGTGACAAGGGTCTATTCAACTTGCAAACCAAGTTCCTGATCAACAATGTTCGAGGAACCGATCGCGAAGCCGCACTGCCGCTGAATTACAGCCTCGATCAATTGGTGTTCTTGCGGCCCGGGGCAGTCCCCGTGTCGGTGCTAAATCATCCGCCATTGATCCGCATGGAGGCGCACAGCATTGCACCGCTGGACCACCGGATGGCGAAGTACACGATTCCAGCATCTGCGTTTCGTGTCCCCGGGTCCTATCGTCTTTCGGTCAGGATGCGGAGTCGCACCGAACCGATGTACTTCATGCGGCTAGTCGGCAGCACACCAGACATGATGCGGCGGATGAACGAGAACATGATTGACATCTGTCACTCGAGCCACACGTTCGAGGTTCGATAG
- the glgX gene encoding glycogen debranching protein GlgX has translation MLMRQPCPDLQFAYAPPFGASLTEKGTQFSVFSRSATEMRLLLYNKVNDREPAQVIEFDRETDRWGDVWSLHVPGLEAGQLYHFQANGPWDPENGQRFDSSARLIDPYAQALAGTYQTGKDGLVRPPKCVVVDQTFDWEGDRHLRHDMSETVIYEMHVRGFTKSRTAKVKSGGSYLGVIEKIPYLKSLGITAVELMPVHEFPIRDPHGKKLSKPNYWGYDPMAFFAPHRGYASSSAPGAQVNEFKTMVKALHAAGIEVILDVVFNHTCEGNENGPTLSFKGLENQVYYILSEGQHYCNYSGCGNTINGNHPVVREMIFHCLRHWVHNYHIDGFRFDLASILSRDRGGNLVPNPPMVELIAEDPMLADTKMIAEAWDAAGAYQVGSFGGSRWAEWNGRYRDDTRGFWRGDGGTLGPLATRLAGSSDLYEHAGRPPFCSINFITSHDGFTMNDLVSYKDKHNDANGENNNDGDNHNISDNYGVEGPTRKKAVATIRSQQVRNMLTTLLVSQGVPMIVSGDETRRTQKGNNNAYCQDTDISWFDWRLVEKNADLIRFVSALIKFRKSQPTIRRKEYLTGRPVDGRKTPDVSWYSPSGHPLDWDQGELAMTAYIAAPSRIDDPEGLGRDLILMFNSTGDNKEFTLPEIGRGTQWNLFVNTAAESPGDIYPEADGPLAPSTRIVEVGRHAMHIYVCQKTLS, from the coding sequence ATGCTGATGCGACAACCGTGCCCCGATCTACAATTTGCCTATGCCCCACCATTCGGGGCTTCGCTAACTGAAAAAGGGACTCAGTTTTCCGTTTTCAGTCGATCGGCGACGGAAATGCGTTTGCTGCTTTACAACAAGGTGAACGATCGCGAACCCGCACAAGTCATTGAATTCGATCGAGAAACCGATCGTTGGGGTGATGTTTGGAGCTTGCACGTTCCCGGCCTCGAAGCTGGGCAGCTTTACCATTTTCAAGCCAATGGACCTTGGGATCCCGAAAACGGACAGCGTTTCGATTCCTCCGCTCGACTGATCGACCCCTACGCCCAGGCGTTGGCGGGAACTTATCAGACCGGTAAAGACGGCCTGGTTCGTCCGCCAAAGTGTGTTGTCGTTGACCAGACATTCGACTGGGAAGGCGACCGACACCTGCGGCACGACATGAGCGAAACGGTCATCTACGAGATGCACGTTCGTGGCTTTACCAAAAGCCGAACCGCGAAAGTGAAGTCAGGGGGTAGCTACCTGGGGGTGATCGAAAAGATCCCTTATCTGAAGTCGCTCGGGATCACCGCCGTGGAACTGATGCCAGTTCACGAATTCCCGATCCGTGACCCACACGGTAAGAAACTCTCGAAGCCGAACTACTGGGGCTACGACCCGATGGCGTTCTTCGCGCCGCACCGTGGCTACGCCAGCAGCAGTGCTCCGGGAGCTCAGGTCAACGAGTTCAAGACGATGGTCAAGGCTCTCCACGCCGCTGGCATCGAAGTTATCTTGGACGTCGTCTTTAACCACACGTGCGAAGGGAATGAAAACGGTCCAACGCTTTCATTCAAAGGACTGGAAAATCAGGTCTATTACATCCTGAGCGAAGGTCAGCACTACTGTAACTACAGCGGTTGCGGGAACACGATCAACGGGAATCACCCGGTCGTTCGCGAGATGATCTTTCACTGCTTGCGTCACTGGGTTCACAACTACCACATCGATGGATTCCGCTTCGATTTGGCGAGTATTCTGAGTCGCGACCGGGGCGGTAACTTGGTGCCCAACCCACCGATGGTGGAGTTGATTGCCGAAGATCCCATGTTGGCTGATACGAAGATGATTGCGGAAGCCTGGGACGCAGCTGGAGCCTACCAAGTGGGTAGTTTCGGTGGCTCTCGCTGGGCGGAATGGAACGGACGTTATCGTGATGACACGCGAGGTTTCTGGCGTGGCGACGGTGGCACTCTAGGACCTTTGGCGACGCGTTTGGCCGGTAGTAGCGACTTGTACGAACACGCTGGGCGACCACCGTTTTGTAGCATCAACTTCATCACCAGCCACGACGGCTTCACGATGAACGACTTGGTGTCGTACAAAGACAAGCACAACGATGCCAATGGTGAGAACAACAACGACGGTGACAACCACAACATCAGTGACAACTACGGTGTCGAAGGGCCAACTCGTAAGAAGGCCGTTGCGACGATCCGTAGTCAACAAGTTCGCAACATGTTGACGACGCTCTTGGTTAGCCAAGGGGTGCCCATGATTGTCAGCGGCGACGAAACTCGCCGCACGCAAAAGGGCAACAACAACGCCTATTGCCAAGATACCGACATCTCCTGGTTTGACTGGCGCTTGGTTGAAAAGAATGCTGACCTAATCCGATTTGTCAGTGCGTTGATCAAGTTCCGAAAGAGTCAACCAACGATTCGTCGCAAGGAGTACCTCACGGGGCGGCCAGTAGATGGTCGTAAGACACCGGATGTTTCTTGGTACAGTCCTAGCGGGCACCCGCTTGATTGGGATCAAGGTGAACTTGCGATGACTGCCTATATCGCCGCACCGAGTCGCATCGACGACCCGGAAGGTTTGGGGCGGGATTTGATTCTGATGTTCAACAGTACCGGCGACAACAAGGAATTCACTCTTCCTGAAATCGGACGCGGTACTCAGTGGAACCTGTTCGTAAACACTGCGGCTGAATCACCCGGCGACATCTATCCTGAAGCGGATGGACCTCTGGCACCGAGCACTCGCATTGTCGAAGTCGGTCGACACGCGATGCATATTTACGTCTGCCAAAAGACGCTTTCTTAA